The DNA segment TTGTAAGCTGCTCTGGTGGTAACAGCGGACCCGAAAAATCTTCAGTGTCTAATGGTGCTCCCTGGATTCTTACAGTTGGTGCTAGTTCAATCGACAGAAAGATGGTTGCTAGAGTATTGCTCGGAAACGAAGAGGACTTTGAAGGTCAGACCCTGTTCCAGCCAGGGGATTATCAGCCCAGCTTCAGGAATATAATTTACGCCGGCGTCAATGGTGACGAAAAATTCCGAAATGCATCGTTATGTCTCCCTGGATCATTGGATCACATTGATGTCGAAGGAAAGCTAGTAGTGTGTGACATAGGTGGACCAATAAATCACTTAGGGAAAGGCCGTGTCGTTCGAGATGCTGGGGGAGCAGGGATGATCCTGGTGAACGAAAAGATTAACGGATACACCATTTTTGCTGATCCCTTTGTGCTTCCAGCCATAGATATTACTTACGCTTCGGGACAGAGGattaaatcatacataaacTCAACTTTGACAGGTCCAATTGCTACCATTTTATTCAGTGGGACGGTGATTGGAGACAAAACGGCTCCAAGTGTTGCATATTTCTCCCCCAGGGGCCCCAATCTCGCAAGTCCAGGTATCCTGAAACCCGATATCATCGGCCCTGGTTTGAACATTCTAGCAGCATGGCCTGAATTCGGGGACAAGAACAACAACCAACAGGCAAGTTTCAGCTTGATTTCGGGAACTTCAATCTCCTGCGCTCACCTTAGCGGCATCGCGGCCCTGATCAAAAGTTCGCATCCTGATTGGTCTCCTGCCATGATCAAGTCAGCCATCATGACATCTGCCAACCAAACAAACCTGGGTAAAGGTCCGATCATCGACCAAGAAACCAACACAACCGCAGACGTGTTCGCCATTGGAGCCGGACACGTGAACCCAACGGGAGCACTGGATCCAGGGCTCGTTTACGACATCGACACCAATGACTACATCTCTTACTTGTGTTCCACGCACACAGAAAAACAGGTCGCGATCATCGTTCAGCGCGAGATTCGTTGCAGTGCCCCTGAGTACAAAGGCAATGCCGATGCAAGCCTGAATTATCCGTCAGTTTCATTGGAGCTAAAAAATTTCATACCAAGCATATATTCCAGGACAGTGACGAACGTGGGCGACGCAAATTCCGTGTATCGTGTGAAAATTGAAGGTGTCCCCGGTGTGACTGTGAACGTGAGACCCAACGTGCTTAAATTCACGGAGGTGGGACAAAGGAGTACATATGTGATCGTCTTTTTCAGACCTTCGTTCCAGCAAATGGAGGCTTACACTGAAGGATCCATTACATGGGTTTCTGCCAAGCACTCCGTTAGAATCCCGATTTCGGTAAAATGGGTACCATGGTTCACGAAACTCTATTTGAGCGGTTAAATTACTTGGATACAAGGCCTTAATcaataagtatatatatatatatatatatatatatatatatatatatatatatatatatatagtaataagTGGTCTAGTGACCCTCTTATGTTTATTCTCATGGTAATAAGGTCTCAAGTATATCTTATatatgatgataataataataaggggTAATTACATAATTCTACTCCTTGAAATCAAGAGATTGTTAAAAATATCtgataaaaaataatgatatattAGCACTCTGTGTTTTTTAATCTTGAGTatatatgttttcatattttcaaattttgagcacACAATCTCTTATACGTATGTGTTTTCAGGCATATgtttgtttaaaatttgaaaacaaaagGAGTTAATAGTCATAAATAATTTTGGTCAATATTATGATTTCACCGAGGATAGTGTATACAATtatccataataataataaagaagcATTCCCTCGTAATAAAAGTTCCGTATTTGTTCACATCTTTTAATTTGATATTGCTATAGTTTAACCAACACTTCAAGTAAATAAGtaataacaaaattttgaaaatttaaaaattggaCCCGACGATGATTCCCTGATTATTTCATattgataattatttttaaagtgATAATTAGAATTTAGAATAATTTAGCCAAACAACTTAATGATGTGTTAAAAATTTGTATTAGCAaatgttggtttttttttttagcaaacAAGTCAAAGcttcatcaattcaaatcagAATCATTACAATCTAGAAGCAAAAATCAGTTGGAGCATCATAGAAAACACAAATACATGAATTTGTCTCTCTAGCAAGTGTATGGAAACCACATTCGCGTGTCACTTAACAAATCGAACTTTCTAGCCAAAGCTAGAGAAATATTGATACTTGCTGCTGGTCTCTCCACGTTGTGCCATAATTTTTCATTTATGTAAATTGTAATGCCATAAGCTCCATAGGATCATGGCCATAGAGGTGACATGGGCCTGACCTATCTCCAAACAGTTGTGATGATAGTTTACTAAATCGGGGCCCGGGCCATCAGGGTAATGAAGTGGGCCTGACGAGATGACCGGGCTGGTAAAAGATGATATGTGATCTGTCCTTCTCTGATTGAGGTGATCTGCACAGAAGGAAAGGGAATGAAAGCACGTTAGTGGGACGCTGGAAGGTTTTCCGGCAGGGCCACTTcgatgcttaagtcagactTCGAAATAGAGTAAGCTTTTAAGAAAAATAAGTATAGTGTTTTGGCAATTTAGATGAACATACCTTTACTGATACATGATGCAAGGTATTTATAGGCGTTGGAATGAGGGCATGCCTCCGCATTTCGAGGAtagtggccacgatctggatCGTGGGTGCAGGGGTTGCCCACGTTTACCTGTCACACACGATGAAGCCGAAAGGCTCGGGATTATGGCAATCGTGAGGATCATGCCCTTGAGACATAGGTTTTGTCTAAATCATGAAGACTTGGTCTTCTTGGCCTCACGCCTTCATCTGGGATGAGTTAGTCCTTTGTATCTGAGCTATTAATCCGACCTTCTCCAGCCCTGTTATTCTTGTCTTACCCTAGCCCTGATACCCCTGACTTTCCGGGGTATCACCACTCCTTCcctaaaatagtcgggctagaaccATACTCGCTGCCCTGACTTGCATTCTTATTGCCTCTGCCTTACCTTAGCCCGGATACCCCGAACTTTCTGGGGTATCACCACTCCTCCCTAAAATAGTCAGGCTAGAACCATACTCTCTGCCCTGACTTGCATTCTTATTGCCTCTGCCTTACCCTAGCCCTGATACCCCTGACTTTCCGGGGTATCACCACTCCTCcctaaaatagtcgggctagaaccATACTCGCTGCCCTGACTTGCATTCTTATTGCCTCTGCCTTACCCTAGCCCTGATACCCTTGACTTTTCGGGGTATCACCACTCCTCcctaaaatagtcgggctagaaccATACTCGCTGCCCTGACTTGCATTCTTATTGCCTCTGCCTTACCTTAGCCCTGATACCCCTGACTTTCCGGGGTTGGGTATCACCACTCTATGGGCGTTTTAAATatactttaaaatttttaaaaatgtggTAGGGCTGACGTCAACCCTAGAATTTGAAGTGACGGGCAGGGGTCAGTAGACGTATCTGTCCTTTCAACTGACCGTATCATCATTACCCTGCCCGGTTCAACTTCCCAGGCTCACCCTGACCATCTGATTGTCTTCAAATCTACGGTCTAGATTCACCATGAATCTGTATATATAATCTGTATCCCCTTCCCGAATTCACCTTCTTCCTCTCAGCGCACTTACCTCTTTCTGCAATTTTTCTGCTGTTACCTTTTGGCGATTTTGCTCTTCTGGCTAATTTCCTCAACCTCCGTTCATGTGTACGCACCTTTCTGTAAGTTTTCCATCCACTCCCTACTACATTCCCTTTCTTCTCTTCACGAAAATGTTCGAATCGGCATCATCAACTTCTAGTGCCAATGCTCGCGGCTCCTCTAGCGTCGATTCTGCAGCCCTGAGTCATGATTCCCCTCCTCCTGTTACTTCCACTGCCAATCCAAGACTAGCCTCCTCTTCATCTCGTCCGAAGAAGGCCCAGACCGGGACTTCTAAGGACAAAGGCAAGGCTAAAGTTTCCGACTCTGTTCCTCTCCTACCTTCACAGAAACCAAACCCTAAAGGTCCCTGGTTCTCCCAATTCACTAGTACCCTACGCCCAGAATCCATAAAATAGATTCGGGCCATGGGTAACATTCCTCCTGCGTACTCTATCATTATCCCCGGTACCCTGGGCCGGGCTGACCAACCTCCTGAAGGTTTTTACACTTTTTTCAGGGAACAACTCAGGAATGGGCTTCGTTTCCCTATCCCTCCGTTTTACAATATGGTGGCCACTTTTTACAAGGTTCCTTTGAAccaattgaaagagtgggtgcccggttagccaacttgtggctaagggcttttatgactctatgtaaaacaatcttttgtttaatataatttacacttttataatggcattgactttatctttcttcatattgttatattatgatatactattgttgttttgataaagaccttgaatatactatagtgtatgtaagatgtggtagcacatggggatggctatcatgaaacacatcttatagtcactgtatattctaaactgttcctagtcaattgagccgtccgcaaataaggataaggatcgctcgagattgagactagcatttgtgatgccgagtaccacgtttcattggtatggaacatagcatgcaaatggatattcatatgatgaatgatcgaactaccctattcggactttccaagtggttatcacttatcgagtggataaagtccgcggttttggttgtacaccattagtccttattacttgaaacatcattgagactctatatgctagtactatactttgactcgtttaccgaatctattggggtcatcaggtgtcgggattgggtacagttacgacacatataggagtcgatgctttgttgtcaaggattcaccacatacttgcgagtgtggatatcctatgcaatctgaggagatattagtgtgacgaatctctggccagagtacatgatgtgttttaggttaatgggttttcctagtaacacatgcgatgtcacttatagatctccaagatgttatgcatagttatcgaatctcgaacaactctcgatataccaatggttgttgattcgatcgggatatatggatgaaggaaccgtactgtacgctaaccaaaatctactggttcttgcaggcactatcagtaatacctagggaatcatggggcgatgttgctaggcgctcttaccatgattcgatgggtaagtcggaaattgttgttccgagtcacaaggagttgtgagcccacgactagctgtattcctgaaccattgagggttacacaagtaatggattactaaaaccccgtagagatagttaaatttaaagagttaaatttaatgaaagagaagttggacttcttaactaaagggagtgagatttcctaaaatgacatagggatgggcatttttggaaatcactgaattcggattcagaaaaattatcttgactctaaaagatgcagaaatggtttctgtgcacattggtgaaatcagtttatcaatcggagtcacgatgaattttatattaatttatataacaacaggcttggcttgttgggcttaagttatggattgtgggctttaaggagttagagtcctgatacaattataactagaaattatctataaatatactgcagtgttcgaaaattccataagattttcagtcttgcaattttcgaatttcatcctatattattcaaggggattttcgaaatcctctgtcccttttggagaaaattcggattgtgatttttgtgaaaaattacaatctgaattaacagatcatatctgtttattctctacgcaaacttctgattgatttctagtgcagtcaatcagagggttttgttttctattcgtggacctgattgaagaaacgttcattcatcagttcctgagatatacaacaagagcagattaaattctgttggtgtccataatctcgcttcgagatttcaaggtaaaatatttaatagtgattatttgttttacttacacaaatttaatcgtaaagttttgatactcagatatgaaatcgttccatattaataaaataaaattttaaactttcgctgcaccgggtatcaattctaattgatctgaacacagttttccaacagtggtatcagagccaggttgctcagatcaaacgattaaattaatcgattgtacaaaatttttaagcctcggtttttgaaacaaaacgaaaatttaaaattgaaattttaatgggcaaatcgggcagcgagcgtcgctgcccaagggcagcgattggatcgctgcccagggcagcgatcgtctgGGCAGCGACGAACTGCCCAgcccgggcccctttttggggagcgggctgcccgggattgtcccgggcagcccgaaaaaattattttttaatttttaattaaaattttaatttttgaaattctagtttttgattcgatcgaaaattgtttttgattggttcacgaggcatcggatcgaattgttcgagtccgaaaattttaaaattgatttttggataaatttgaatttttggaaaatttataaattttatccgttaaattaaattttataaaattaattattttggtacaattgatgataagatatgatcttatgaatggataagataaaatatgattttatcttttaaattatgatgcctttgcatgtttatccaattatttaattattgaattaattaatggataaaggatgatcgattgccatgaccaatgttttaggtgtatgttaggtgatttacatgtgtcttattgttgttggtgtttattaatgggcttggtttatagcccaatatgattgtcatatgtaataaaagtgggcctggtttatggcccgttcccacccctgaaaatgtatcccatatttgtcatcgaaatttattgtaaatttattagacttagtgggagacaaagatttgaagaaatggtgggcccaacagacaatgaagaccgaagaaatgtaaattggaagtacaatgtaataggattgcattgcatacttgcatatcacctaggtttggacttagactcgtgattggaaaccacgggtcgattagttaatgagatcgatcatccttaaataatatatgatattattgatgtatgcatgtttagacaaaattgtatgaattccgcaagcatacataaattgcatgatgagacaaattttcaaaaattaaaaaaccctcattttaaatatgatttaaaattgatatcaagattaataaaaagggaatttaaatattgtttaaatattcctaccttccatcaacgatcaatgtatgagatgctacccgcgaatacggtccggctcatattattgggggggcccgttcgttggaaagctgtacattggatcgacacatgttgtaagttgggtggaactcccatgggattggctcatattattggggatccacatggcgaccgtccatcacaactgaatattgatgggttatcttgacatgtcacaataaacggcgtcatattattgggcccttattggacatgaggtaaaaacatgggggttactttagAAGTAATTTGGCTCtactttttgaaaattatggttggctgatattattcgggatcatgatttgtcaattggactccatgttctcactaaagaaaacagtttcccgttttcactagagggtagtgaaatcgttaaaatagtgggagtgtaattcataaaattaaaattcgccatattttatgtcttagtaaattaattaaacaatcattgattattgtctgtttccttttcagtatactattacaatgacttctcgcaatccactgttttcaattctcgaacaaaacaaattgactggcgcaaaatatacggaatggttccgtaagttgaaaattattcttacttcggaaaaagctttctacgtgttagagaagccgcctccgaaggaagccccggctaatacaagtccggaagagttggccaaacttgatttatggtgggaccatgatatcaaggccaaatgctacaagcaggcttcgatgtctgatgagcttcaaaggagattcgaggataccgtgaatgctgctgacattcacaagaacctcaaggaactctttggagctcagtcaagatcggagaggtatgccaccgtcagagagctcatgacgagccgcatgcgagatgggacttcggtccgtgagcatggggtgcgcatgattgggctcattgaaaagttggtaacactcgacttgactttggagcatgaacttagcgcggacttgttgcttctatcactttcTTCattgtttgacggttttgtgatgaacttcaatatgaacaagatagaggccacctttgaagagatggtcaatatgcttgtcacatatgaagccacactaaagaaggataaatcggtactcttggttggctcctcttctaactctaagaaaggaccaagtggaaagggtaagaaacgttctgccccacccaagaagattgtaccaaataagaagggaaaggccaaggcttcaattgggataaaatatgaaaacgtttgtcattactgcaagaaacccggtcattggaaacgtaactgcaaggaatacctcgaacagttgcgaactgcaaagggtatgttttacattgaaataaatgtttcgcttaatacttcttcttgggtattggataccggatgtggatctcacatttgcaatgatttgcaggtgatgacaagaagtcataagctaaggatgggtaagacccagctaaggctcgggaatggttctagagtcgaagtgtagtgacccttacctggatcacctactaaacagaacttatgcatgcaattaacttatttaaacagatatcagaataaaactgcggaattcaataacattatacaatcccaagtaaaggaatctgtaattatccaataatatacaaccaaatcgaatagttgtataaac comes from the Henckelia pumila isolate YLH828 chromosome 1, ASM3356847v2, whole genome shotgun sequence genome and includes:
- the LOC140864350 gene encoding subtilisin-like protease, which translates into the protein MASMFLLFFIFTFNFQLNAAQQRTLQTYIIHVNLPEAHDFSGGSPYLESWYGSFLDGIQDLKTNTTPSRMVYMYRNVITGFAAKLYPHEVAEMEKKQGFLHAMLQEKYALHTTRSPNFLGLYQNVGAWPASNYGKGVIIGVVDSGITPGHPSFNDENVPPPPAKWKGKCELENISCNNKLIGARNFASNDTGPPVDKDGHGTHTASTAVGNFVPDANVLGQANGTASGMAPLAHLAIYKACGSKYCQSGDILAAMDAAIEDGVDILSVSLGTENVQFHQDVIAMGAFSAMKKGIFVSCSGGNSGPEKSSVSNGAPWILTVGASSIDRKMVARVLLGNEEDFEGQTLFQPGDYQPSFRNIIYAGVNGDEKFRNASLCLPGSLDHIDVEGKLVVCDIGGPINHLGKGRVVRDAGGAGMILVNEKINGYTIFADPFVLPAIDITYASGQRIKSYINSTLTGPIATILFSGTVIGDKTAPSVAYFSPRGPNLASPGILKPDIIGPGLNILAAWPEFGDKNNNQQASFSLISGTSISCAHLSGIAALIKSSHPDWSPAMIKSAIMTSANQTNLGKGPIIDQETNTTADVFAIGAGHVNPTGALDPGLVYDIDTNDYISYLCSTHTEKQVAIIVQREIRCSAPEYKGNADASLNYPSVSLELKNFIPSIYSRTVTNVGDANSVYRVKIEGVPGVTVNVRPNVLKFTEVGQRSTYVIVFFRPSFQQMEAYTEGSITWVSAKHSVRIPISVKWVPWFTKLYLSG